A single Vanacampus margaritifer isolate UIUO_Vmar chromosome 14, RoL_Vmar_1.0, whole genome shotgun sequence DNA region contains:
- the setd1ba gene encoding histone-lysine N-methyltransferase SETD1B-A isoform X1 has translation MSKPGERNKLYEDHGRKQSSTLANGTDSHPGSAEKRSHHWRSFKLIIDPALKKGSHKLFRYDGHSFNMPNPGMPPVDSVRDPRIGRLWTKYKETDLPVPKFKIDDYYIGPVPPKEVTFARLNDNIREGFLTDMCKKFGDIEGVEILYNPKNKKHLGIAKVVFESVKAAKAAVQMLHNTSVMGNIIHVELDPKGENRLRYFQLLMNGSYTPRTLPVGGEEAREVSPRSLAEALLACEPIRRLSESSLSAAAAAAGSVPASSSTSTTPLSLETGYSSLRPDTPQSQGTPRQAGTPFSQDSSYSSRQSTPAYQSGRAETSGGYKSRRHESKFQDAYNRRPERPHYRSNMYRSATPEHAPFKQHHLTPPEPPPSTPSFSYTAPPAATPNFKSAFSPYQAPLPPAFPASEPFYHPSQREGEYQRPPQPPPAAPTDFLPLKDGPETPPMPEPPPQPGPHPRTPPPRTPEDCPSPGSPAADPERNSLDSRIEMLLKEKRTKLPFLAERDSDTEVRMEGSPISSSSSQLSPIAPYTGGAAANSRPCSTGLEDISPTPLPDSDEDDEAVPGTASLVKTSCSPLDHESNRQVNEEHPRADKMETSHQSSGEDMEISDDEMPGTPIAGGDCSKGIVVNSAVSPIPTLALPPLGFSHLAHQAGFAMPHHHLGAVPGHPAHLAVHPHMLPHMAHYGPGMIPMVQMELMNCLRWEQWSTVPMSFQMQQQMLSRMAQTRGPYPYPHFLDSAASGPFAAPYQHLSMGAAAHAGAAGTAGQQWQHPSMPKFNPTVPPPGYETKKEDPHKATVEGVLQVIVKELKAIMKRDLNRKMVEVVAFRAFDEWWDKKECSAKASSTPVKGAEGKEEERPKPKETIASSLLENWHKGEGLGYEGMGLGIGLRGAIRLPSFKVKRKDPPEAVSAGENKRARPSTPVDDELEDEERDRDPTELRLDDSKMDADGVSSKRRHSRPLDLDSEGEEEADTSGKEESLGDLEEEADETAPTDRPSPGKQSVDEEADRISSSGSASSDSSDDESESSASSKSSSDSSSTSSSDSSEYELSSEEEVSEVETEDNDAGKATKTSSSSSSSSSSADEGETDFKPPSPPSVSVGDATEEPSGKVKLRPASPEETITKEVKPTSPKVVPAKEENMSGNESRTVKSEPRENLRPATPTGALPSDSDQESKAKGKAEAEGAAATPGGLTPPHLHPKAPAPQPAPASLMHLPLPPRPTVESGSLLHPPSDLHPRARLPTDEDVPRTPGRDLMERARGLGKSQSTDTVPNTPGSDAPLSGSSLMLSSPHIPGSPFSYPAQSPVLSAGVPRTPGRDLTFTPVFPDRAALNRKISSESLDDRPVFKEPPVSVLANQASSTGTEHPAGLSGDIPAGFPAGEAELSDGMQSKRKPGRPKGKKVPLLSESSEVSPGSTPLRDVRICAKSPDGLSPDLGAGPPQTALLPEAEDGFLSYEEEAPVAAKPARRTRRGWEELLLDSLSPVTTPPRSNFSRRSDFEEMTILYDIWNEGIDEEDIRLLQVTYDEMLQQDNGYDWLNDTLWVNHPQTNIPRVKKKRRDDGMRDHMTGCARSEGYYKIDKKDKIKYLQSTRLQSEEPPVDTQGMSIPAQVHASTRAGSERRSEQRRLLSSFACDSDLLKFNQLKFRKKKIRFCKSHIHDWGLFALEPIAADEMVIEYVGQNIRQVIADMREKRYEEEGIGSSYMFRVDHDTIIDATKCGNFARFINHSCNPNCYAKVITVESQKKIVIYSRQAINVNEEITYDYKFPIEDEKIPCLCGAENCRGTLN, from the exons ATGTCCAAGCCGGGGGAGAGAAACAAATTGTACGAGGACCATGGCAGAAAGCAGAGTTCAA CGCTGGCCAACGGCACGGACAGTCATCCCGGCTCGGCAGAGAAGCGGAGTCACCACTGGAGAAGTTTCAAGTTGATCATCGACCCGGCGCTCAAGAAAGGATCGCACAAGCTGTTTCGCTACGATGGACACTCTTTCAACATGCCC AACCCGGGGATGCCACCGGTGGACAGCGTCCGAGACCCGAGGATCGGTCGCCTATGGACCAAATACAAAGAAACGGACCTACCGGTGCCCAAGTTTAAG ATCGACGATTATTACATTGGCCCCGTGCCGCCGAAGGAGGTGACATTCGCCCGCTTGAACGACAACATCCGCGAGGGCTTCCTGACGGACATGTGCAAGAAGTTTGGCGACATAGAGGGAGTGGAGATCCTTTACAACCCCAAGAACAAGAAGCACCTGGGCATCGCCAAGGTGGTCTTTGAGAGCGTCAAAGCCGCCAAGGCGGCCGTGCAGATGCTGCACAACACGTCCGTGATGGGAAACATCATCCACGTGGAGCTGGACCCCAAAG GTGAGAATCGCCTCCGGTACTTCCAGCTCCTGATGAACGGAAGCTACACGCCGCGGACGCTGCCTGTCGGTGGCGAGGAAGCGAGAGAAGTTTCCCCTCGGAGCCTGGCAGAAGCTTTACTg GCATGCGAGCCCATTCGCAGGTTGTCGGAGAGCAGCCTGTCGGCGGCGGCTGCGGCGGCGGGCTCGGTGCCGGCGAGCAGCAGCACCTCGACCACGCCGCTGTCCCTGGAGACGGGCTACTCCAGCCTGAGGCCGGACACCCCCCAGTCCCAGGGGACGCCGCGCCAGGCAGGCACGCCCTTCTCCCAAGACTCCAGCTACTCCAGCCGCCAGTCCACGCCCGCGTACCAGTCAGGCCGGGCGGAGACTTCGGGAGGCTACAAGTCGCGCCGGCACGAGAGCAAGTTCCAGGATGCGTACAATCGCAGACCCGAGAGGCCTCATTACCGCAGCAACATGTACCGCAGCGCCACGCCCGAGCACGCGCCCTTTAAGCAGCACCACCTCACCCCGCCTGAACCCCCGCCTTCGACCCCCTCCTTCTCCTACACGGCACCGCCTGCCGCCACGCCCAACTTCAAGTCGGCTTTCTCGCCCTACCAGGCTCCCTTGCCTCCCGCGTTCCCCGCGTCCGAGCCGTTTTATCACCCGTCCCAAAGGGAGGGCGAGTACCAGCGGCCCCCTCAGCCGCCGCCGGCCGCACCCACCGACTTTTTGCCCTTGAAGGATGGACCGGAAACCCCTCCCATGCCAGAGCCTCCGCCGCAACCGGGACCCCATCCTAGGACGCCTCCTCCCAGGACGCCCGAAGACTGCCCGTCGCCCGGCTCGCCCGCCGCCGATCCCGAGCGCAATAGCCTGGATTCGCGCATCGAGATGTTGCTGAAGGAGAAAAGGACTAAACTGCCTTTCCTGGCCGAGCGAGACTCGGACACGGAGGTGCGAATGGAGGGCAGTCCCAtttcctcctcgtcctcgcAGCTTTCCCCCATCGCGCCGTACACGGGCGGCGCAGCAGCCAACTCCCGACCCTGTAGCACGGGCTTGGAGGACATCAGTCCCACGCCGCTGCCGGACTCTGACGAGGACGACGAGGCCGTTCCCGGGACCGCCTCGCTGGTCAAGACCAGCTGCTCTCCCCTCGACCACGAGAGCAACAGACAAGTCAATGAGGAGCATCCTCGAGCGGACAAAATGGAGACG AGTCATCAATCGTCCGGAGAAGACATGGAGATCTCAGACGACGAGATGCCCGGCACGCCGATCGCCGGCGGCGACTGTAGCAAAGGCATCGTGGTCAACTCTGCCGTGTCCCCCATCCCGACCCTGGCGCTGCCGCCGCTTGGCTTTTCCCACCTGGCCCACCAGGCGGGCTTCGCCATGCCCCACCACCACCTTGGCGCCGTGCCGGGGCATCCGGCTCACCTGGCCGTGCACCCGCACATGCTGCCCCACATGGCTCACTACGGGCCCGGCATGATCCCGATGGTCCAAATGGAGCTGATGAACTGTTTGCGCTGGGAACAGTGGAGCACGGTTCCCATGTCCTTCCAGATGCAGCAGCAGATGCTGAGCCGCATGGCGCAGACGCGCGGCCCTTACCCGTACCCGCACTTCCTGGACAGCGCCGCCTCCGGGCCCTTTGCCGCACCGTACCAACATCTATCCATGGGGGCCGCCGCGCATGCTGGCGCCGCGGGGACGGCGGGACAGCAGTGGCAGCATCCCAGCATGCCCAAGTTCAACCCGACCGTCCCGCCTCCTGGATACGAGACCAAAAAGGAGGACCCCCACAAGGCCACCGTTGAAGGCGTGCTGCAAGTCATCGTCAAAGAACTGAAGGCCATCATGAAGCGGGACCTCAACCGCAAAATGGTGGAGGTGGTGGCTTTCCGGGCCTTCGACGAGTGGTGGGACAAAAAGGAATGCTCGGCAAAG GCATCCTCGACTCCCGTCAAAGGTGCGGAGGGCAAAGAAGAAGAGCGGCCCAAACCCAAAGAGACCATCGCTTCAAGTCTGCTGGAGAACTGGCACAAGGGCGAGGGCTTGGGGTACGAGGGCATGGGACTCGGAATCGGCTTGCGAGGGGCCATCCGCTTGCCCTCCTTCAAG GTGAAAAGGAAGGACCCGCCAGAGGCCGTCAGCGCGGGGGAGAACAAACGAGCTCGGCCCTCCACGCCCGTGGATGACGAGCTGGAGGATGAAG AACGCGATCGAGATCCGACGGAGCTCCGCTTGGACGACTCCAAAATGGACGCCGACGGCGTTTCGAGCAAGCGGCGTCACTCGCGCCCTCTCGACCTGGACAGCGAGGGCGAGGAGGAGGCGGACACATCAGGGAAAGAGGAGTCGCTGGGCGACCTTGAGGAGGAAGCCGACGAGACGGCGCCCACTGACAGGCCGTCGCCAGGAAAA cagAGCGTTGACGAGGAAGCGGACCGAATCTCGTCCAGTGGGAGCGCGTCGTCAGATTCCTCCGATGATG AGTCGGAGAGTTCGGCGTCGTCCAAGAGCAGCTCGGACTCCTCGTCGACCAGCAGCTCGGACTCCTCCGAGTACGAGCTGAGCTCAGAAGAGGAAGTCTCGGAGGTGGAGACGGAAGACAACGATGCGGGCAAAGCCACCAAGACctcctcgtcctcttcctcgtcTTCATCTTCAGCGGACGAGGGAGAGACGGACTTCAAGCCGCCCAGTCCTCCTTCGGTCTCTGTCGGGGACGCTACGGAGGAGCCGAGCGGCAAAGTGAAACTCAGACCAGCAAGTCCTGAGGAGACGATAACGAAGGAAGTGAAGCCAACGTCGCCCAAAGTTGTTCCAG CCAAAGAGGAGAACATGAGCGGCAATGAAAGTCGCACCGTGAAGTCGGAACCTCGGGAGAACCTGCGGCCGGCCACACCAACGGGCGCCCTTCCTTCCGACAGCGACCAGGAGAGCAAAGCCAAAGGTAAAGCGGAGGCCGAGGGAGCGGCCGCGACGCCGGGCGGATTAACCCCGCCCCACCTCCATCCCAAagcccccgccccccaaccCGCTCCCGCCTCCTTAATGCACCTCCCTCTCCCGCCTCGCCCGACAGTAGAATCTGGCTCCCTCCTCCACCCGCCCTCGGACCTCCACCCGCGGGCTCGCCTGCCCACGGACGAGGACGTTCCCAGGACGCCCGGTCGAGACCTGATGGAGCGAGCCCGCGGTCTGGGCAAGTCCCAGAGCACGGACACGGTGCCCAACACGCCAGGTAGCGACGCCCCGCTGTCGGGGAGCAGCCTGATGCTCAGCTCGCCGCACATTCCCGGCAGTCCTTTCTCTTACCCTGCTCAGTCTCCTGTCCTCAGCGCCGGAGTCCCTCGCACTCCGGGCCGAGACTTAACCTTCACCCCTGTCTTCCCTGACCGCGCCGCGCTTAATCGGAAGATCTCCTCCGAGAGCCTGGACGATCGTCCTGTGTTTAAGGAGCCCCCCGTCAGCGTCTTAGCTAACCAAGCCTCGTCAACAGGTACGGAGCATCCGGCCGGTCTCTCCGGAGACATTCCCGCAGGCTTCCCGGCGGGGGAAGCCGAGCTCTCGGACGGCATGCAGTCCAAACGGAAACCCGGAAGACCCAAAGGGAAAAAGGTTCCCCTCCTCTCCGAGTCTTCGGAGGTGTCGCCCGGATCGACTCCTTTGCGAGATGTGCGAATCTGCGCCAAGTCTCCCGACGGCCTGAGTCCCGACTTGGGAGCGGGGCCACCTCAGACCGCGCTGCTGCCCGAAGCGGAAGACGGCTTCCTGTCCTACGAAGAGGAGGCGCCCGTGGCCGCCAAGCCGGCGCGGCGGACGCGGCGAGGCTGGGAGGAGCTTCTCCTGGACAGCCTGTCCCCCGTCACCACGCCGCCACGATCCAACTTCTCCAGACGCAGCGACTTTGAGGAGATGACCATCTTGTACGACATCTGGAACGAGGGGATCGACGAGGAGGACATCCGACTCCTGCAGGTCACGTACGACGAGATGCTGCAGCAGGACAACGGCTACGACTGGCTCAACGACACGCTTTGGGTTAATCATCCG CAAACCAACATCCCTCGAGTGAAGAAGAAGAGGCGAGATGACGGAATGAGGGATCACATGACCGGCTGCGCCCGAAGCGAAGGTTACTACAAGATCGACAAGAAGGACAAGATCAAGTACCTGCAGAGCACGCGGCTGCAGTCGGAGGAGCCGCCTGTCGACACGCAG GGCATGAGTATTCCCGCGCAAGTCCACGCCTCCACCAGGGCGGGTTCCGAGCGGCGGTCCGAGCAGCGGCGCTTGTTGTCATCGTTTGCGTGCGACAGCGACCTGTTGAAGTTCAACCAGCTGAAG TTCCGTAAGAAGAAGATCCGATTCTGCAAGTCGCACATCCACGACTGGGGTCTTTTCGCTTTGGAGCCCATCGCTGCGGACGAGATGGTCATCGAGTACGTGGGACAAAACATCAGACAG GTGATCGCGGACATGCGCGAGAAGCGTTACGAGGAGGAGGGCATCGGCAGCAGTTACATGTTCCGAGTGGACCACGACACCATCATCGACGCCACCAAGTGCGGGAACTTTGCGCGCTTCATCAACCACAGCTGCAAT CCCAACTGTTACGCCAAGGTGATCACGGTGGAGTCGCAGAAGAAGATCGTCATCTACTCGCGGCAGGCCATCAACGTCAACGAGGAGATCACGTACGACTACAAGTTCCCCATCGAGGACGAGAAGATCCCCTGCTTGTGCGGCGCCGAGAACTGCCGGGGGACGCTCAACTGA
- the setd1ba gene encoding histone-lysine N-methyltransferase SETD1B-A isoform X6: protein MSKPGERNKLYEDHGRKQSSTLANGTDSHPGSAEKRSHHWRSFKLIIDPALKKGSHKLFRYDGHSFNMPNPGMPPVDSVRDPRIGRLWTKYKETDLPVPKFKIDDYYIGPVPPKEVTFARLNDNIREGFLTDMCKKFGDIEGVEILYNPKNKKHLGIAKVVFESVKAAKAAVQMLHNTSVMGNIIHVELDPKGENRLRYFQLLMNGSYTPRTLPVGGEEAREVSPRSLAEALLACEPIRRLSESSLSAAAAAAGSVPASSSTSTTPLSLETGYSSLRPDTPQSQGTPRQAGTPFSQDSSYSSRQSTPAYQSGRAETSGGYKSRRHESKFQDAYNRRPERPHYRSNMYRSATPEHAPFKQHHLTPPEPPPSTPSFSYTAPPAATPNFKSAFSPYQAPLPPAFPASEPFYHPSQREGEYQRPPQPPPAAPTDFLPLKDGPETPPMPEPPPQPGPHPRTPPPRTPEDCPSPGSPAADPERNSLDSRIEMLLKEKRTKLPFLAERDSDTEVRMEGSPISSSSSQLSPIAPYTGGAAANSRPCSTGLEDISPTPLPDSDEDDEAVPGTASLVKTSCSPLDHESNRQVNEEHPRADKMETSHQSSGEDMEISDDEMPGTPIAGGDCSKGIVVNSAVSPIPTLALPPLGFSHLAHQAGFAMPHHHLGAVPGHPAHLAVHPHMLPHMAHYGPGMIPMVQMELMNCLRWEQWSTVPMSFQMQQQMLSRMAQTRGPYPYPHFLDSAASGPFAAPYQHLSMGAAAHAGAAGTAGQQWQHPSMPKFNPTVPPPGYETKKEDPHKATVEGVLQVIVKELKAIMKRDLNRKMVEVVAFRAFDEWWDKKECSAKASSTPVKGAEGKEEERPKPKETIASSLLENWHKGEGLGYEGMGLGIGLRGAIRLPSFKVKRKDPPEAVSAGENKRARPSTPVDDELEDEERDRDPTELRLDDSKMDADGVSSKRRHSRPLDLDSEGEEEADTSGKEESLGDLEEEADETAPTDRPSPGKQSVDEEADRISSSGSASSDSSDDESESSASSKSSSDSSSTSSSDSSEYELSSEEEVSEVETEDNDAGKATKTSSSSSSSSSSADEGETDFKPPSPPSVSVGDATEEPSGKVKLRPASPEETITKEVKPTSPKVVPAKEENMSGNESRTVKSEPRENLRPATPTGALPSDSDQESKAKGKAEAEGAAATPGGLTPPHLHPKAPAPQPAPASLMHLPLPPRPTVESGSLLHPPSDLHPRARLPTDEDVPRTPGRDLMERARGLGKSQSTDTVPNTPGTEHPAGLSGDIPAGFPAGEAELSDGMQSKRKPGRPKGKKVPLLSESSEVSPGSTPLRDVRICAKSPDGLSPDLGAGPPQTALLPEAEDGFLSYEEEAPVAAKPARRTRRGWEELLLDSLSPVTTPPRSNFSRRSDFEEMTILYDIWNEGIDEEDIRLLQVTYDEMLQQDNGYDWLNDTLWVNHPQTNIPRVKKKRRDDGMRDHMTGCARSEGYYKIDKKDKIKYLQSTRLQSEEPPVDTQGMSIPAQVHASTRAGSERRSEQRRLLSSFACDSDLLKFNQLKFRKKKIRFCKSHIHDWGLFALEPIAADEMVIEYVGQNIRQVIADMREKRYEEEGIGSSYMFRVDHDTIIDATKCGNFARFINHSCNPNCYAKVITVESQKKIVIYSRQAINVNEEITYDYKFPIEDEKIPCLCGAENCRGTLN from the exons ATGTCCAAGCCGGGGGAGAGAAACAAATTGTACGAGGACCATGGCAGAAAGCAGAGTTCAA CGCTGGCCAACGGCACGGACAGTCATCCCGGCTCGGCAGAGAAGCGGAGTCACCACTGGAGAAGTTTCAAGTTGATCATCGACCCGGCGCTCAAGAAAGGATCGCACAAGCTGTTTCGCTACGATGGACACTCTTTCAACATGCCC AACCCGGGGATGCCACCGGTGGACAGCGTCCGAGACCCGAGGATCGGTCGCCTATGGACCAAATACAAAGAAACGGACCTACCGGTGCCCAAGTTTAAG ATCGACGATTATTACATTGGCCCCGTGCCGCCGAAGGAGGTGACATTCGCCCGCTTGAACGACAACATCCGCGAGGGCTTCCTGACGGACATGTGCAAGAAGTTTGGCGACATAGAGGGAGTGGAGATCCTTTACAACCCCAAGAACAAGAAGCACCTGGGCATCGCCAAGGTGGTCTTTGAGAGCGTCAAAGCCGCCAAGGCGGCCGTGCAGATGCTGCACAACACGTCCGTGATGGGAAACATCATCCACGTGGAGCTGGACCCCAAAG GTGAGAATCGCCTCCGGTACTTCCAGCTCCTGATGAACGGAAGCTACACGCCGCGGACGCTGCCTGTCGGTGGCGAGGAAGCGAGAGAAGTTTCCCCTCGGAGCCTGGCAGAAGCTTTACTg GCATGCGAGCCCATTCGCAGGTTGTCGGAGAGCAGCCTGTCGGCGGCGGCTGCGGCGGCGGGCTCGGTGCCGGCGAGCAGCAGCACCTCGACCACGCCGCTGTCCCTGGAGACGGGCTACTCCAGCCTGAGGCCGGACACCCCCCAGTCCCAGGGGACGCCGCGCCAGGCAGGCACGCCCTTCTCCCAAGACTCCAGCTACTCCAGCCGCCAGTCCACGCCCGCGTACCAGTCAGGCCGGGCGGAGACTTCGGGAGGCTACAAGTCGCGCCGGCACGAGAGCAAGTTCCAGGATGCGTACAATCGCAGACCCGAGAGGCCTCATTACCGCAGCAACATGTACCGCAGCGCCACGCCCGAGCACGCGCCCTTTAAGCAGCACCACCTCACCCCGCCTGAACCCCCGCCTTCGACCCCCTCCTTCTCCTACACGGCACCGCCTGCCGCCACGCCCAACTTCAAGTCGGCTTTCTCGCCCTACCAGGCTCCCTTGCCTCCCGCGTTCCCCGCGTCCGAGCCGTTTTATCACCCGTCCCAAAGGGAGGGCGAGTACCAGCGGCCCCCTCAGCCGCCGCCGGCCGCACCCACCGACTTTTTGCCCTTGAAGGATGGACCGGAAACCCCTCCCATGCCAGAGCCTCCGCCGCAACCGGGACCCCATCCTAGGACGCCTCCTCCCAGGACGCCCGAAGACTGCCCGTCGCCCGGCTCGCCCGCCGCCGATCCCGAGCGCAATAGCCTGGATTCGCGCATCGAGATGTTGCTGAAGGAGAAAAGGACTAAACTGCCTTTCCTGGCCGAGCGAGACTCGGACACGGAGGTGCGAATGGAGGGCAGTCCCAtttcctcctcgtcctcgcAGCTTTCCCCCATCGCGCCGTACACGGGCGGCGCAGCAGCCAACTCCCGACCCTGTAGCACGGGCTTGGAGGACATCAGTCCCACGCCGCTGCCGGACTCTGACGAGGACGACGAGGCCGTTCCCGGGACCGCCTCGCTGGTCAAGACCAGCTGCTCTCCCCTCGACCACGAGAGCAACAGACAAGTCAATGAGGAGCATCCTCGAGCGGACAAAATGGAGACG AGTCATCAATCGTCCGGAGAAGACATGGAGATCTCAGACGACGAGATGCCCGGCACGCCGATCGCCGGCGGCGACTGTAGCAAAGGCATCGTGGTCAACTCTGCCGTGTCCCCCATCCCGACCCTGGCGCTGCCGCCGCTTGGCTTTTCCCACCTGGCCCACCAGGCGGGCTTCGCCATGCCCCACCACCACCTTGGCGCCGTGCCGGGGCATCCGGCTCACCTGGCCGTGCACCCGCACATGCTGCCCCACATGGCTCACTACGGGCCCGGCATGATCCCGATGGTCCAAATGGAGCTGATGAACTGTTTGCGCTGGGAACAGTGGAGCACGGTTCCCATGTCCTTCCAGATGCAGCAGCAGATGCTGAGCCGCATGGCGCAGACGCGCGGCCCTTACCCGTACCCGCACTTCCTGGACAGCGCCGCCTCCGGGCCCTTTGCCGCACCGTACCAACATCTATCCATGGGGGCCGCCGCGCATGCTGGCGCCGCGGGGACGGCGGGACAGCAGTGGCAGCATCCCAGCATGCCCAAGTTCAACCCGACCGTCCCGCCTCCTGGATACGAGACCAAAAAGGAGGACCCCCACAAGGCCACCGTTGAAGGCGTGCTGCAAGTCATCGTCAAAGAACTGAAGGCCATCATGAAGCGGGACCTCAACCGCAAAATGGTGGAGGTGGTGGCTTTCCGGGCCTTCGACGAGTGGTGGGACAAAAAGGAATGCTCGGCAAAG GCATCCTCGACTCCCGTCAAAGGTGCGGAGGGCAAAGAAGAAGAGCGGCCCAAACCCAAAGAGACCATCGCTTCAAGTCTGCTGGAGAACTGGCACAAGGGCGAGGGCTTGGGGTACGAGGGCATGGGACTCGGAATCGGCTTGCGAGGGGCCATCCGCTTGCCCTCCTTCAAG GTGAAAAGGAAGGACCCGCCAGAGGCCGTCAGCGCGGGGGAGAACAAACGAGCTCGGCCCTCCACGCCCGTGGATGACGAGCTGGAGGATGAAG AACGCGATCGAGATCCGACGGAGCTCCGCTTGGACGACTCCAAAATGGACGCCGACGGCGTTTCGAGCAAGCGGCGTCACTCGCGCCCTCTCGACCTGGACAGCGAGGGCGAGGAGGAGGCGGACACATCAGGGAAAGAGGAGTCGCTGGGCGACCTTGAGGAGGAAGCCGACGAGACGGCGCCCACTGACAGGCCGTCGCCAGGAAAA cagAGCGTTGACGAGGAAGCGGACCGAATCTCGTCCAGTGGGAGCGCGTCGTCAGATTCCTCCGATGATG AGTCGGAGAGTTCGGCGTCGTCCAAGAGCAGCTCGGACTCCTCGTCGACCAGCAGCTCGGACTCCTCCGAGTACGAGCTGAGCTCAGAAGAGGAAGTCTCGGAGGTGGAGACGGAAGACAACGATGCGGGCAAAGCCACCAAGACctcctcgtcctcttcctcgtcTTCATCTTCAGCGGACGAGGGAGAGACGGACTTCAAGCCGCCCAGTCCTCCTTCGGTCTCTGTCGGGGACGCTACGGAGGAGCCGAGCGGCAAAGTGAAACTCAGACCAGCAAGTCCTGAGGAGACGATAACGAAGGAAGTGAAGCCAACGTCGCCCAAAGTTGTTCCAG CCAAAGAGGAGAACATGAGCGGCAATGAAAGTCGCACCGTGAAGTCGGAACCTCGGGAGAACCTGCGGCCGGCCACACCAACGGGCGCCCTTCCTTCCGACAGCGACCAGGAGAGCAAAGCCAAAGGTAAAGCGGAGGCCGAGGGAGCGGCCGCGACGCCGGGCGGATTAACCCCGCCCCACCTCCATCCCAAagcccccgccccccaaccCGCTCCCGCCTCCTTAATGCACCTCCCTCTCCCGCCTCGCCCGACAGTAGAATCTGGCTCCCTCCTCCACCCGCCCTCGGACCTCCACCCGCGGGCTCGCCTGCCCACGGACGAGGACGTTCCCAGGACGCCCGGTCGAGACCTGATGGAGCGAGCCCGCGGTCTGGGCAAGTCCCAGAGCACGGACACGGTGCCCAACACGCCAG GTACGGAGCATCCGGCCGGTCTCTCCGGAGACATTCCCGCAGGCTTCCCGGCGGGGGAAGCCGAGCTCTCGGACGGCATGCAGTCCAAACGGAAACCCGGAAGACCCAAAGGGAAAAAGGTTCCCCTCCTCTCCGAGTCTTCGGAGGTGTCGCCCGGATCGACTCCTTTGCGAGATGTGCGAATCTGCGCCAAGTCTCCCGACGGCCTGAGTCCCGACTTGGGAGCGGGGCCACCTCAGACCGCGCTGCTGCCCGAAGCGGAAGACGGCTTCCTGTCCTACGAAGAGGAGGCGCCCGTGGCCGCCAAGCCGGCGCGGCGGACGCGGCGAGGCTGGGAGGAGCTTCTCCTGGACAGCCTGTCCCCCGTCACCACGCCGCCACGATCCAACTTCTCCAGACGCAGCGACTTTGAGGAGATGACCATCTTGTACGACATCTGGAACGAGGGGATCGACGAGGAGGACATCCGACTCCTGCAGGTCACGTACGACGAGATGCTGCAGCAGGACAACGGCTACGACTGGCTCAACGACACGCTTTGGGTTAATCATCCG CAAACCAACATCCCTCGAGTGAAGAAGAAGAGGCGAGATGACGGAATGAGGGATCACATGACCGGCTGCGCCCGAAGCGAAGGTTACTACAAGATCGACAAGAAGGACAAGATCAAGTACCTGCAGAGCACGCGGCTGCAGTCGGAGGAGCCGCCTGTCGACACGCAG GGCATGAGTATTCCCGCGCAAGTCCACGCCTCCACCAGGGCGGGTTCCGAGCGGCGGTCCGAGCAGCGGCGCTTGTTGTCATCGTTTGCGTGCGACAGCGACCTGTTGAAGTTCAACCAGCTGAAG TTCCGTAAGAAGAAGATCCGATTCTGCAAGTCGCACATCCACGACTGGGGTCTTTTCGCTTTGGAGCCCATCGCTGCGGACGAGATGGTCATCGAGTACGTGGGACAAAACATCAGACAG GTGATCGCGGACATGCGCGAGAAGCGTTACGAGGAGGAGGGCATCGGCAGCAGTTACATGTTCCGAGTGGACCACGACACCATCATCGACGCCACCAAGTGCGGGAACTTTGCGCGCTTCATCAACCACAGCTGCAAT CCCAACTGTTACGCCAAGGTGATCACGGTGGAGTCGCAGAAGAAGATCGTCATCTACTCGCGGCAGGCCATCAACGTCAACGAGGAGATCACGTACGACTACAAGTTCCCCATCGAGGACGAGAAGATCCCCTGCTTGTGCGGCGCCGAGAACTGCCGGGGGACGCTCAACTGA